The nucleotide sequence ACTACAAGCAGGAACTGATCGACTCCGGTTACTACACCGACGCCGACATCAAGTAATCCGGCAGCACGACGGCGGGGCGCCTGCACGCGGGCGCCCCGCCCCCTTAAAACCGCCCCAATAAGACAGATCAGAACAGATCAGCGGGAATTGACCAATGAACGTACCCATTCTTCAGATGCGCGGGATCACCAAGACCTTCCCCGGCGTCAAAGCCCTCCAGGATGTCACCCTGGATGTGAACCGCGGTGAGGTCCACGCGATCTGCGGCGAAAACGGGGCAGGCAAGTCCACCCTGATGAAGGTGCTCTCCGGCGTCTACGCCCACAACACCTTCGAGGGGGACATCCTCTTCGAGAACGAGCCGTGCGACTTCGCGTCCATCAGCGACAGCGAAAAGCGCGGCATCGTAATCATCCACCAGGAGCTGGCCCTGAGCCCGTACCTGTCCATCGCAGAGAACATCTTCCTGGGCAACGAAATGGCTTCCCGCGGCTGGGTTGACTGGCGCAAAACCAACCTGGAGGCAGCCAAGCTGCTGGCCAGGGTGGGTCTGGATGAAAACCCCGTCACGCCCATCCAGCACATCAGCGTCGGCAAGCAGCAGCTCGTCGAAATCGCCAAGGCCCTGTCCAAGGAAGTGAAACTGCTGATCCTGGACGAACCCACCGCGGCCCTGAACGATGAGGACTCAGACCACCTGCTGGACCTGATCCTGCACCTTAAGGGCCAGGGCGTCACCAGCATCATCATCAGCCATAAACTCAACGAAATCCGCAAGGTGGCGGACGCCGTCACCATCATCCGCGATGGAAGGTCCATCGAGACCCTGCGCGTGGACCAGGGCCAGATCACCCAGGAACGCATCATCCGCGGCATGGTGGGCCGCGACCTGGACAGCCTCTACCCCGAGCGTGAACCGCAGATCGGCGAGGAAGTCCTGCGCATCGAGGACTGGACGGTCCAGCACCCGCAGGACCACACCCGCACCGTGGTCCACAATGCCAGCCTCAACGTCCGCAAGGGCGAAGTGGTGGGGCTCGCCGGACTCATGGGAGCCGGCCGCACCGAACTGGCTATGAGCGTCTTCGGCCGCACCTACGGCCGGGCGGTCTCCGGAAAGGTGTTCAAGTACGGCAAGGAAATCAACACCTCCACCGTTCCCGAGGCCATCCGCAATGGCATCGCCTACGCCACCGAGGACCGCAAGCACTACGGCCTGAACCTCATCGAGGACATCAAGCGGAACATCTCCATGGCTGCCCTGCCCAAGCTCGCCAAGCGCGGCTGGGTGGACAAGAACAAGGAAACCACGGTGGCCAACAGCTACCGGAAGAGCATGAACATCAAGGCCCCCTCCGTCGCGGCCATCACCGGTAAACTCTCCGGCGGCAACCAGCAGAAGGTGGTCCTGAGCAAATGGATGTTCTCGGACCCCGACGTGCTGATTCTGGACGAGCCCACCCGCGGCATCGACGTCGGCGCCAAGTTCGAGATCTATACGATCATCGCCGAGCTCGCCGCGCAGGGAAAGGCCGTCATCGTGATCTCCTCAGAGCTGCCCGAACTCCTGGGCATCTGCGACCGGATCTACACCCTGTCCGCCGGCCACGTCACCGGTGAAGTCCCCATCGCCGAGGCCTCCCAGGAGACCCTCATGCACTACATGACCCAAGAGAAGGAATAACGAACCATGTCCGCCTTACGCGAATCCCTCGGCTTCCTT is from Arthrobacter sp. QXT-31 and encodes:
- the mmsA gene encoding multiple monosaccharide ABC transporter ATP-binding protein, yielding MNVPILQMRGITKTFPGVKALQDVTLDVNRGEVHAICGENGAGKSTLMKVLSGVYAHNTFEGDILFENEPCDFASISDSEKRGIVIIHQELALSPYLSIAENIFLGNEMASRGWVDWRKTNLEAAKLLARVGLDENPVTPIQHISVGKQQLVEIAKALSKEVKLLILDEPTAALNDEDSDHLLDLILHLKGQGVTSIIISHKLNEIRKVADAVTIIRDGRSIETLRVDQGQITQERIIRGMVGRDLDSLYPEREPQIGEEVLRIEDWTVQHPQDHTRTVVHNASLNVRKGEVVGLAGLMGAGRTELAMSVFGRTYGRAVSGKVFKYGKEINTSTVPEAIRNGIAYATEDRKHYGLNLIEDIKRNISMAALPKLAKRGWVDKNKETTVANSYRKSMNIKAPSVAAITGKLSGGNQQKVVLSKWMFSDPDVLILDEPTRGIDVGAKFEIYTIIAELAAQGKAVIVISSELPELLGICDRIYTLSAGHVTGEVPIAEASQETLMHYMTQEKE